One genomic segment of Natranaerovirga pectinivora includes these proteins:
- a CDS encoding TPM domain-containing protein, which translates to MATRSRRIVRGLVTLYVLLSLVSTVALAANYPRPTNVFYVNDYANVLDQQTRQHIESVARVLESRTSAQVVVVTINDLNNEPLEEYSLGLFRDWGIGHARENNGVLILLDISGRQSRIEVGYGLEGALPDGKTGRIQDNFMVPFFRENNFSQGITEGFNVIVNEIYSEYGFDENEFVGEGALAGDERPSEEIPPIFILIGAVLVIIFVIIDFRLTGGVMTYTVIRSLGRSSGSGGSTRGGGGSAGGGGSSRGW; encoded by the coding sequence TTGGCAACTAGATCAAGAAGAATTGTTAGAGGATTAGTAACACTGTATGTGTTGTTGTCTTTAGTTTCAACTGTAGCACTAGCAGCAAATTATCCTAGACCAACTAATGTTTTTTATGTTAATGATTATGCCAATGTTTTGGATCAACAAACAAGACAACATATAGAGTCAGTGGCAAGGGTATTAGAGTCAAGGACTTCTGCTCAAGTGGTTGTAGTAACCATTAATGATCTTAACAATGAACCTTTAGAAGAGTATTCCCTAGGATTGTTTAGAGACTGGGGAATAGGTCATGCCAGAGAGAATAATGGTGTGTTAATCTTACTAGATATAAGTGGGAGACAATCCCGTATTGAAGTAGGTTATGGATTAGAAGGTGCGCTACCTGATGGTAAAACAGGAAGAATTCAAGATAACTTTATGGTACCTTTTTTTCGGGAAAATAATTTTAGTCAAGGTATAACAGAAGGGTTTAATGTTATTGTAAATGAAATCTATAGTGAATATGGCTTTGATGAAAATGAATTTGTTGGCGAAGGGGCCTTAGCAGGCGATGAAAGACCATCAGAGGAGATACCACCTATCTTTATTTTAATCGGGGCAGTTTTAGTTATAATATTCGTAATCATAGACTTTAGATTAACTGGTGGTGTTATGACATATACAGTCATTAGATCATTAGGAAGAAGTTCAGGGTCT